The Rhodospirillaceae bacterium genome has a segment encoding these proteins:
- a CDS encoding amino acid ABC transporter substrate-binding protein: protein MGNNIIKSVATVALIATSLFVTSANATTLEEVKKKGILHCGVSQNLIGFSSIDKGGKWAGLDVDVCRALAAAVLGDATKIKYFALTEKDRFTALQTGKVDILSRNTTWTLARDTALNLNFAGVNYYDGQGFMVRKALGLKSAKELGGATVCLAVGTTTELNLSDYFRENNMTYRAKKYDGSSDAAEAYDQGKCDAFTTDQSALASRRLILKNPDDHMILPDVISKEPLGPVVRHGDDQWLDLVKWALYATLEAEENGVTSKNVDQMRQSKSPTIRRLLGLEGGMGKKLGIDDEWAYRIIKQVGNYAESYERYVGLNSPLKLPRSVNSLWKHGGLHYPMPIR from the coding sequence ATGGGTAACAATATAATCAAGTCTGTTGCGACAGTAGCGCTGATTGCGACATCTTTATTCGTGACCTCTGCCAACGCGACTACATTGGAAGAGGTGAAGAAAAAAGGAATTCTCCATTGCGGAGTAAGCCAAAATCTTATCGGCTTTTCAAGCATCGATAAGGGAGGCAAATGGGCTGGGTTGGATGTCGATGTTTGCCGAGCTTTAGCCGCCGCTGTGCTTGGAGACGCGACGAAAATAAAATATTTTGCATTGACGGAAAAGGATCGATTTACCGCACTGCAAACGGGAAAAGTAGATATTTTGTCACGCAATACAACATGGACCTTGGCGCGTGATACAGCGCTCAACCTCAATTTTGCCGGGGTTAATTATTATGATGGTCAGGGCTTTATGGTGCGCAAGGCTCTAGGTCTAAAGAGTGCTAAAGAGTTGGGTGGTGCGACGGTATGCCTTGCAGTTGGGACCACGACTGAACTCAATCTCAGCGATTATTTCAGAGAGAATAATATGACCTACAGGGCTAAGAAATATGATGGCTCCTCTGACGCTGCCGAAGCTTATGATCAGGGTAAATGCGATGCCTTCACGACCGACCAGTCCGCTTTGGCCTCGCGTCGTTTAATTTTGAAAAATCCGGATGATCATATGATCTTACCCGATGTGATTTCCAAGGAGCCTCTTGGCCCCGTTGTCCGTCATGGAGACGATCAATGGCTAGATTTGGTTAAGTGGGCATTATATGCCACGCTCGAGGCTGAGGAGAACGGTGTGACCTCAAAAAATGTTGACCAAATGAGGCAATCTAAAAGTCCGACTATCCGTCGCCTGCTCGGTCTTGAAGGCGGTATGGGTAAAAAACTTGGCATTGATGATGAATGGGCTTACCGAATAATTAAACAGGTCGGCAACTACGCTGAGAGTTATGAACGATATGTCGGTCTCAATTCTCCTTTGAAGTTACCACGTAGTGTGAATTCCTTATGGAAGCACGGCGGTCTTCACTATCCAATGCCAATTCGGTAA